In Candidatus Jordarchaeales archaeon, the following are encoded in one genomic region:
- the serB gene encoding phosphoserine phosphatase SerB, producing the protein MSDNGEMIVVTAIGRDRPGLVAELTGVIAGVNGNIVDIEEVVVRGLFAMFMIVDLSKAAASSGELREALLAKGRELGLQVNVEPYVPGRRKADKRLVYINVLGKDRPGIVAAISSLLRDYNINIERIRMIARGEMFAMEMIADVSDASGDLEEVKSRLKAKCEEMELSAVIQREDVAGVPKRLVVFDMDSTLVEQEIIDEIAKVAGVGDEVREITRLAMEGKIDFREALKRRVKLLAGLRVEELEKVAQSIRLTAGARELIQALKSMGCKVALISGGFTYFTDRLKEMLGLDYAFGNKLIIKDGVVTGEVEEPIIDAERKAEIINWIAENEGISKDEIVAVGDGANDRFMLKNVGLGIAFNAKEILKQVADGVISQKNLLSVLYAFGIPQSSIEKYVNKGGEVKESG; encoded by the coding sequence TTGTCGGATAACGGTGAAATGATTGTTGTGACGGCGATTGGCAGGGATAGGCCGGGGTTGGTCGCCGAGCTCACCGGGGTAATAGCTGGGGTCAATGGCAACATAGTCGACATAGAAGAGGTTGTAGTAAGGGGACTCTTCGCCATGTTCATGATAGTCGACTTGAGCAAGGCTGCAGCGTCCTCGGGAGAGCTCAGGGAGGCGCTCCTAGCCAAGGGTAGGGAGCTGGGTTTACAGGTGAACGTTGAACCCTATGTCCCCGGGAGGAGGAAAGCGGACAAGAGGCTCGTATACATTAACGTCCTCGGCAAGGATAGGCCGGGCATAGTGGCCGCGATTTCCTCCCTCCTCAGGGACTACAACATAAACATTGAGCGCATACGCATGATAGCGAGGGGGGAAATGTTCGCGATGGAGATGATCGCGGACGTGAGTGACGCAAGCGGCGACCTCGAGGAGGTTAAGTCTAGGTTGAAGGCAAAATGCGAGGAGATGGAGCTGAGCGCAGTAATCCAGAGGGAGGATGTGGCCGGTGTGCCTAAAAGGCTGGTAGTGTTCGACATGGACTCCACGCTCGTGGAGCAAGAGATAATAGACGAGATAGCCAAGGTTGCAGGAGTCGGGGACGAGGTGCGCGAGATAACGAGGCTGGCCATGGAGGGGAAAATAGATTTCAGGGAGGCATTGAAGAGAAGGGTTAAGCTCCTGGCGGGGTTGAGAGTGGAGGAGCTCGAAAAAGTGGCGCAGAGTATACGCTTGACGGCTGGGGCGAGGGAGCTCATACAAGCGTTGAAGAGCATGGGTTGTAAGGTCGCCCTAATAAGTGGAGGTTTCACGTACTTCACGGACAGGCTTAAGGAGATGCTTGGGCTGGACTACGCGTTCGGGAACAAGCTCATAATAAAGGACGGAGTCGTGACAGGCGAGGTTGAGGAGCCGATAATAGACGCTGAGAGGAAGGCGGAGATAATAAACTGGATAGCTGAGAACGAGGGCATAAGCAAAGACGAGATAGTTGCGGTCGGAGACGGGGCCAACGATAGGTTCATGCTGAAGAACGTCGGGCTTGGAATAGCTTTCAACGCGAAGGAGATACTGAAGCAGGTGGCGGACGGAGTCATAAGCCAGAAAAACCTGCTGAGCGTATTGTACGCCTTCGGCATCCCCCAGTCTAGCATAGAGAAGTACGTGAACAAGGGTGGTGAGGTTAAAGAGAGCGGCTGA
- the trxA gene encoding thioredoxin, with the protein MPEDSFEEDEELRKIKEKKIKELVKKSREAEAGGVKNIVMLNEESFDSFVSGSTTPVLIDFFATWCPPCKMMEPVMEKLAEEFAGKIAFGKVDVDENMNLVSRFDITAVPTFILFKKGKVVGRVVGARNYETFKKMLEKVLAR; encoded by the coding sequence TTGCCAGAGGACTCGTTTGAAGAAGATGAGGAGTTAAGGAAGATTAAGGAGAAGAAGATTAAAGAGCTCGTGAAGAAAAGCCGGGAGGCAGAAGCTGGGGGCGTTAAGAACATAGTGATGCTCAACGAGGAAAGCTTCGACAGCTTCGTGTCGGGTTCCACGACTCCTGTGCTAATCGACTTCTTCGCCACTTGGTGCCCCCCGTGTAAGATGATGGAGCCGGTTATGGAGAAACTGGCGGAGGAGTTCGCCGGGAAAATAGCCTTCGGCAAGGTCGACGTAGACGAAAACATGAATCTCGTCAGCAGGTTCGACATAACAGCTGTTCCGACTTTCATACTGTTCAAGAAAGGCAAGGTGGTTGGAAGGGTAGTGGGAGCTAGGAACTACGAGACGTTCAAGAAGATGCTCGAAAAAGTTCTAGCCAGGTGA
- a CDS encoding HAD family hydrolase, whose translation MAELILSRRAVVFDCDGTLVSQAIDYKAVRETVAELLKKHGVPGVLISPSDGVMMMLRRSVEYLSAKGAPVDQVVSEVDRVVEAFELRAASKTNPMPGAIELLAFLKERGFKLGLFTLNKRSAMMLVARRFNFDRFMDAMVSRDDTPAPKPDPRHLVAVLSKLSVEAQEAVVVGDHPVDVECAVKVGAAAIGVLSSGRSRKELEDAGAWVVVDSVASILEALMDASGPSRA comes from the coding sequence GTGGCCGAGCTCATTCTCTCCAGGAGGGCTGTCGTCTTCGACTGCGACGGGACGCTCGTCAGCCAAGCAATAGACTACAAGGCAGTGAGAGAGACCGTAGCGGAGCTGCTGAAGAAACACGGCGTTCCAGGCGTGCTCATCTCACCAAGCGACGGAGTCATGATGATGCTCCGGAGGAGCGTGGAGTACTTATCGGCCAAAGGCGCACCCGTCGACCAAGTGGTCTCAGAGGTCGACAGGGTGGTCGAGGCGTTCGAGCTGAGGGCAGCCAGCAAGACCAACCCGATGCCCGGAGCCATAGAGTTGCTCGCCTTCCTGAAGGAGCGCGGGTTCAAGCTGGGGCTTTTCACACTGAACAAGAGGTCCGCCATGATGCTTGTCGCTAGGCGCTTCAACTTTGACAGGTTCATGGACGCCATGGTCTCAAGGGACGACACGCCAGCTCCGAAGCCGGACCCACGCCACTTAGTAGCAGTTCTCTCGAAGCTGTCGGTTGAAGCGCAGGAGGCCGTGGTTGTAGGGGACCACCCAGTGGACGTGGAGTGCGCCGTGAAGGTAGGCGCTGCGGCCATAGGGGTCCTCTCATCTGGGAGGAGCAGAAAGGAGCTCGAGGACGCTGGAGCCTGGGTTGTCGTGGACAGCGTGGCCTCCATACTTGAGGCCCTGATGGACGCTAGTGGCCCCTCACGGGCATAG